The Herbiconiux sp. SALV-R1 nucleotide sequence CGGCGGCGGTGTCGTCGTTCCCGTGCGTTCTGGGCTACGACTTCTCGGGCGTGGTGGTCGAGACGCCGTTCGAGGGGCATCCGCTGCGGCCGGGCGACGAGGTGTTCGGGGTCACGTCGACGCCGCGCGGCACCGGGTCGTACGCCGAGTTCGTCTCCGTGCCGAGCCTGCAGGTGGCGCGGAAGCCGGCGGCGCTGTCGTTGATCGAGGCTGCGGCCGTGCCGTCGGCGGCACTCACCGCGTGGGGCGTGGTGGTCGACGTGGCCAAGGCGCACGAAGGGCAGCGGATGCTCATCCACGCCGGTGCGGGAGGTGTCGGCCATTTCGCCGTGCAGCTCGCGGCGTACTTCGGGGCGCGCGTGACCGCGACCGGGAGCTCGCGCAACCAGGCGTGGCTCCGGGAGCTCGGAGCGTCGACGGTGATCGACTACGCCGCCGGCCGGTTCGAAGACCAGGTGGGTGACGTCGACGTGGTGATCGACCTCGTGGGCAACGTCGTGGCCGAAACCGGCTCGCGGTCGCTCGGCGTGCTGCGACCCGGCGGGTTGATCGTGAACGTGCCGAGCGGGAGCTGGCCCGGGTTCGCCGAGGAGGCGGCGGCGGCCGGGGTGCGGGCGACTTCGTACAAGGTGTCGCCCGACGCGTCGGCGCTGGCGGTGATCGGTCGGCTGATCGATTCGGGCGACGTGCGGGTGCACGTCGACGAGGTGTTCCCCCTCGACCGCGCCGCCGACGCCCACCGCGCCATCGAGTCCGGCCACACCCGCGGCAAGCTCGTGCTGCAGGTGGGTGCGCTGCCGTTCTGAGCCCGCTGCAGTTCCGGGCACGCTGTAGTCGGATCGCGTCCGCTGCCATGTGAAGTTCGCTGCCCTCGGATGGCGTCCGCTGCTGTCGGATAGCGTCTGCTGCTGTCGGATGGCGTCCGCTGCCGTTGCGTCCGCTGCCCTCGGAGCACTTCCGCGGCGGACCTCACCGGCGTGACGGGAGTGGCGCGACCCTTCACGGGCCGACACGATGTCACCAGCCCACCCGCGGCAGACGTGGGACGCGCCTCCACCGATCCGCGGCAGCGTGGCTGGGCCGACGTGGGGGCATCCGTCCACCGACCCGCGGCTGCGGACCCGCGGCTGCGGGGGTGGGCTGACGTGGGGCGTGCCTCCACCGATCTGCGGCTGCGGCGGTGGGCCGGCGCGGGGCGCGGTTTTTTGGGTGTGCACGGGGTCAGGGGCAGGGTGTGAGTGAGGCGACGGCGGGAGTGAGAGTGACGGTGCCGCCGAGGAGGATGATCGTGGAGGGTGACAGCCGCGTGAGTTCGTCGAGGACGGTGCGGGGTACGCAGTCGGGGCGGACGACGTAGAGGGGCGCGGCGGAGGCGGCCGCGAGTGGTCCACCGCTGAGGGCGTCGGCGAAACCCGATCCGCTGGCCAGGAACACCGTGCGCGCGGCAGGGTAGGCCGCGCGGTTGACTGCGACGGAGGTCTCGTAGCGGTCGTCGCCCGCCAGCCTGGTCACCGTGCGGCCGGGCGAGTGGAGCGCAGCTTCGACCGTGGCACTCACCGAGGCGGTGCCGCCCGCAATGGTGAGGGAGGTGAGCCGGGGGTCGTCAACGAGTGCGCGTTCCGGGGGTGAGAGCGGGGCCAGACCGTCGACGAGAACGACCGGAGCCCGCTGTCGCGCCGCGGCGGAGGCTGAGGAGAGGGCGTCGGGGAAGTCGCGCCCGGAGGCGAGCGTCAAGCGCATCGCGTCGGGCACGCCCGCCAGGTCGTCGGTGAGCAGTCGACGCGACACCTCATACCGGTCGGCTCCGTCGATGCGGGAGACGGTAGCGCCCACCGCGGCACGGGAGACCTCGACCAGCACGTCGTCGTCGACCGAGGCCGTCCCGCCCACCAGCACGACGCTCGCCGGCGATAATCGCGCGAGTTCGGCGGCGACGCTCGGGGGCACCCGGTTCGACTGCACGAGCAGCAGCGGCGCCCGATGGATCGCTGCGATCGACGAGGCGCCCAGAGCGTCGGCGAACTTCTCCCCCGACGCCAGGTAGACGAGCTCGGCGCCCGGGAAGGCGCGAGCGGAGACCAGCGCCGACTGCTCGTAGCGGTCAGCACCGGCGATGCGCTCCACCGTCGCCCGAAGCAGATTCGCCGCCGAGCCCTGCGCCGCCGAGCGTTGCGCCCTCGCGTGCGTCGTCGGCGGGACCTGCGCCGCCGAGCTTTGCGGCGTCGACACGAGACCCAGGCCCGTGAGGACCATGACCGCGGAGGCCACCATGGCGACAAGCCTCTGCGGCCCGGCTCTCCGGCCGCGCAAGAGGTCGAACAGATCGTGCATGAGGGCTCGCTTTCATCGGAGGGAATCAGAGTCGCGGCGACGACCTCTCCCCCACCGTGATGCGCATCACCTAGGGGGTCGGGACGCCCCGTCGAGGTGCTGCTCGAGCACGAAGTCGTCGTGGAGTTCGTCACCCACGAAGAACTTCTTCGTGCCCACTCGCACGAAGCCGCTCTTCTCGTAGAAGCGGATGGCCCGCTCGTTGCGCTGGTTGACGCCCAGCCAGACGCTCGCCCCGCCCAGCTGAGCCGCCGCCTCGAGCGACGCGGCCATCAGCGAGGTGGCGACACCGTGGCCGTGGAACGAGTCGCGCACGTAGCACTTACTGAGCTCGACCGTGGGGCTGCCCGTCACCGCCGCGGCGACGTCGGGGTCGGCCGGTTCGCCCGCGACGAGCATGGTGTATCCCGCGATCTCCCCGTCGACGTCGGCGAGCAGGACGACTCGCTCCGCGTCGTGGAGGTGCGCGGCGAACCGCTCCTCCGCGAGGTGGGTCGACACGAACGCTTCGATCGCTTCGCGAGCGGTGCCGGGCGGGCAGGCGAGCTCGAAGGTCTCCGCGGCGACCGCGGAGACGATCCGCGCATCCTCCGGCCTCGCTCGCCGTACCCGTGTGACCATGCTGTCAACCTATCGTCAGGCCCCGGCCGTCGACCGCCAGCACGCGGGGTGTCGACCGATGGGCGGGCAGGGGCGGGCAGCGCACCCGCCCCTGCCGTCGATCAGCAGCTGCGCAGCGCGTCGACACCCTTGCCGAGGGTGCCGAGGCCGCCCAGCACGACCACCTTCTTCGCCTTCACCCGTGCGATGTCACGGAGCACGGAAGCCGGCACGCAGTCGGGCTGCACGAGGTAGATCGGCGAGCTCGCGTGACCGGCGGCGGGACCACCGCTCAGCGCGTCGGGGAAGCTCGCGCCGCTCGCCAGGAACACCGTGGGGGCCGAGGTGAACACCTGGTTGAGCGCTACGGAACCCGCATAGCGGTCGCTTCCGCTCAGCCGCTCGACCGTCCACGGGCCACCCCACAGCGTCGACTCAATCGAGGTCGAGACCGACGACGTGCCCCCGGCGATGCGGATACCGGTGACCGTGAGGGCGGCGAGCACCCCGTACTCTTCCGCGCTCAGCGTCGACTTGGCACCGTCGACCAGCAGCACCGGTGCGTTCATCGTGATCGCCGCCGGCGACGCGGCCAACGCGTCGGGGAACGACGACCCCGTCGCCAGGTAGAGCCACGGCGAACGCGGAACACCGAAGGTCGGGTGGGTGATGAGCGCCCGCGACCCCGAATACCGATCCGCGCCCGCGATACGGGTGACGGTCGTGCCTGGGAAGTCGCGGGCCAGCCCGTCGAGCACGCTCTGCGCGACCGACAGCGGCCCGCCCACCACCACGATGTCTTTGGGGTGCAGTCGCGCGATCTCGGCCTTCGTCTGAGACGGCACGCCTCCTGCCTGAGTGAGCAGCAACGGAGCGCCGTGCACTCCAGCGACCGAACCCGCGCTCAGCGCGTCGGGGAACTTCTCACCGTTCGCGAGATAGATCAGCTCCGACGACGAGAACGA carries:
- a CDS encoding NADP-dependent oxidoreductase, with product MTEQWSGSTGTTSSTLTRGSTMSAAVIDGFGEASVFSVAEVPMPVRVNSEVLVKVAAAGVNPIDAKTRGGAGVAAAVSSFPCVLGYDFSGVVVETPFEGHPLRPGDEVFGVTSTPRGTGSYAEFVSVPSLQVARKPAALSLIEAAAVPSAALTAWGVVVDVAKAHEGQRMLIHAGAGGVGHFAVQLAAYFGARVTATGSSRNQAWLRELGASTVIDYAAGRFEDQVGDVDVVIDLVGNVVAETGSRSLGVLRPGGLIVNVPSGSWPGFAEEAAAAGVRATSYKVSPDASALAVIGRLIDSGDVRVHVDEVFPLDRAADAHRAIESGHTRGKLVLQVGALPF
- a CDS encoding cell wall-binding repeat-containing protein; the encoded protein is MVASAVMVLTGLGLVSTPQSSAAQVPPTTHARAQRSAAQGSAANLLRATVERIAGADRYEQSALVSARAFPGAELVYLASGEKFADALGASSIAAIHRAPLLLVQSNRVPPSVAAELARLSPASVVLVGGTASVDDDVLVEVSRAAVGATVSRIDGADRYEVSRRLLTDDLAGVPDAMRLTLASGRDFPDALSSASAAARQRAPVVLVDGLAPLSPPERALVDDPRLTSLTIAGGTASVSATVEAALHSPGRTVTRLAGDDRYETSVAVNRAAYPAARTVFLASGSGFADALSGGPLAAASAAPLYVVRPDCVPRTVLDELTRLSPSTIILLGGTVTLTPAVASLTPCP
- a CDS encoding GNAT family N-acetyltransferase, translating into MVTRVRRARPEDARIVSAVAAETFELACPPGTAREAIEAFVSTHLAEERFAAHLHDAERVVLLADVDGEIAGYTMLVAGEPADPDVAAAVTGSPTVELSKCYVRDSFHGHGVATSLMAASLEAAAQLGGASVWLGVNQRNERAIRFYEKSGFVRVGTKKFFVGDELHDDFVLEQHLDGASRPPR
- a CDS encoding cell wall-binding repeat-containing protein, translated to MAHSNPPRRAHRGAAVALGIAAVLALPMFLPVAAHAAGAEPLCPQQQALRGVALDPTPALSESDPHASASIAAGALPPGVVLAPNGPGSFAFSGVPSSEGEYSFTVKVTLTDSAPRSAECSVSVTAAPTISRIQGSDRYDQAARVSKASFSSSELIYLANGEKFPDALSAGSVAGVHGAPLLLTQAGGVPSQTKAEIARLHPKDIVVVGGPLSVAQSVLDGLARDFPGTTVTRIAGADRYSGSRALITHPTFGVPRSPWLYLATGSSFPDALAASPAAITMNAPVLLVDGAKSTLSAEEYGVLAALTVTGIRIAGGTSSVSTSIESTLWGGPWTVERLSGSDRYAGSVALNQVFTSAPTVFLASGASFPDALSGGPAAGHASSPIYLVQPDCVPASVLRDIARVKAKKVVVLGGLGTLGKGVDALRSC